From a single Elusimicrobiales bacterium genomic region:
- a CDS encoding DUF882 domain-containing protein, with protein MRILALMAAMLAASPALAQSDWRAEIAGLSASSAEVPDTPEAADSREAKPSPEELAPMMARDFGIPLSEAKIIIAESEDEMRMETDSQYAEAKAGKSGKKPGKTPAKQKGKCSVSGKTQGILPGVKNLLCVISGHFHSQVYVSSGLRTRQHNEWLRAHGYGAAKESLHLRGMAADIGVSGVSPSKVQAYAKSLGAGGVGSYPTFTHVDIGPVRYW; from the coding sequence ATGAGAATACTGGCACTGATGGCAGCCATGCTTGCGGCATCGCCGGCGCTCGCGCAGTCGGACTGGCGCGCGGAAATAGCCGGCCTCTCCGCGTCGTCTGCGGAAGTTCCTGACACCCCGGAGGCGGCGGACTCGCGCGAGGCCAAGCCCTCCCCGGAAGAACTTGCGCCCATGATGGCCAGGGATTTCGGCATCCCGCTTTCCGAGGCCAAAATCATCATAGCGGAAAGCGAAGATGAAATGAGAATGGAGACCGACAGCCAGTATGCCGAGGCCAAGGCTGGCAAAAGCGGCAAAAAACCCGGCAAAACTCCCGCCAAACAAAAAGGGAAGTGCAGCGTCTCCGGTAAAACGCAGGGCATACTGCCGGGCGTCAAGAATTTGCTGTGCGTGATAAGCGGACATTTCCACAGCCAAGTGTATGTAAGCAGCGGCCTGCGCACCAGACAACACAACGAATGGCTGCGGGCGCATGGCTACGGCGCGGCCAAGGAGAGCCTGCATCTCCGAGGCATGGCGGCGGACATAGGGGTGTCCGGAGTTTCGCCTTCAAAAGTGCAGGCATACGCGAAATCGCTCGGCGCGGGCGGGGTCGGCTCGTATCCCACATTCACGCACGTAGATATAGGCCCGGTCCGATACTGGTAA
- the nth gene encoding endonuclease III has translation MPGTDIKKILAALRREFPKAETALRHSNPFELLAATILSAQCTDERVNRVTPALFARYPSPAAFAAAKETDVEALMYSTGFYKNKARAIISASAAIVEKFGGKVPDTMDGLLSLRGVARKTANVVLGSAFGKAEGIVVDTHVKRLAFRLGLSDNTAPEKIEQDLMRLISRKDWIWFAHALVLHGRKTCKARGPDCANCALSAFCPKRGL, from the coding sequence ATGCCCGGCACAGACATTAAAAAAATCCTGGCGGCCCTGCGGCGGGAATTTCCGAAGGCCGAAACCGCGCTGAGGCATTCAAACCCCTTTGAGCTGCTGGCCGCGACAATACTTTCGGCCCAATGCACCGACGAGCGCGTCAACAGGGTAACGCCCGCGTTGTTTGCCAGATACCCCTCGCCCGCGGCTTTCGCCGCCGCAAAAGAGACGGATGTGGAGGCCCTGATGTACTCCACCGGTTTTTACAAGAACAAGGCCCGCGCCATAATCTCCGCCTCCGCCGCCATAGTTGAAAAATTCGGCGGCAAAGTTCCGGATACCATGGACGGGCTTTTGTCGCTGCGCGGCGTGGCGCGCAAGACGGCCAACGTCGTTTTGGGCAGCGCCTTCGGCAAGGCCGAGGGCATAGTGGTGGACACTCATGTGAAACGGCTGGCATTCCGGCTCGGCCTTTCGGACAACACCGCCCCCGAAAAGATAGAGCAGGACCTTATGCGCTTAATCAGCAGGAAAGACTGGATTTGGTTTGCCCACGCGCTGGTGCTGCACGGCAGAAAAACCTGCAAAGCCCGCGGCCCGGATTGCGCAAATTGCGCGCTGTCCGCTTTTTGCCCCAAACGCGGATTGTAG
- a CDS encoding O-antigen ligase family protein yields the protein MKPFEKAAMAGLCVFAFGLATSISLTEIGMSAAMVCAALAAFRGEIDLRARFRELFGGEFIIQAWLFYMAVAVVSAVFAIYPARSLRFLASDFLKPVFCVFLLAALDRRMLVPVLLSFLGGVVFFSLKCSVRTAFFWLDTGKLVRAKFTGGAREIVPLAFCYAAAAALRPENGGRCWYSAAAVFLIIITAFSQTRSALMSLAGAMAVLAVCEKTSRKPLLAVVALGGVLLVAIASVSSEFSNRMRAIPHAMFTMSDPRSPVRVDQAVQNRREQWAVSAKVAHEYPVFGVGPDNMTQIFRFYHPRAIDNNLRGGWTAHNLYLNQAAERGFTGLAALLAVWGALLYCVFRLARGSGDPYSLAAAAAAAGFLMTTVTGEPLQDTQEASSLFLLIAASYARHRH from the coding sequence ATGAAGCCGTTTGAAAAAGCCGCCATGGCCGGACTGTGCGTTTTCGCCTTCGGGCTGGCGACATCCATATCGCTGACGGAAATAGGTATGTCTGCGGCCATGGTTTGCGCCGCGCTGGCCGCGTTCCGGGGCGAGATTGATTTGCGCGCCCGCTTCCGAGAATTGTTCGGCGGGGAGTTCATCATCCAGGCCTGGCTGTTTTACATGGCGGTTGCCGTTGTGTCGGCGGTTTTTGCGATATATCCGGCGCGCAGCTTGCGGTTTCTGGCGTCGGATTTCCTCAAGCCGGTTTTCTGCGTGTTCCTGCTGGCCGCGCTGGACAGGAGAATGCTTGTTCCCGTGCTGCTTTCATTCCTGGGCGGGGTCGTGTTTTTTTCGCTCAAATGCTCGGTTCGTACGGCATTTTTCTGGCTGGATACGGGAAAACTGGTCCGCGCCAAGTTCACCGGCGGCGCGCGCGAGATTGTGCCGCTGGCTTTCTGCTATGCGGCAGCCGCGGCGCTGCGTCCCGAAAACGGCGGCAGGTGCTGGTATTCCGCGGCGGCGGTCTTTCTGATAATCATAACCGCCTTCAGCCAGACGCGCAGCGCGCTGATGTCTCTTGCCGGCGCAATGGCCGTTCTGGCGGTTTGCGAGAAAACCTCGCGCAAGCCGCTGCTGGCCGTTGTCGCGCTTGGCGGCGTACTGCTTGTGGCAATTGCCTCCGTCAGCAGCGAATTCTCAAACAGAATGCGCGCAATCCCGCATGCCATGTTCACCATGTCGGACCCACGTTCCCCTGTGCGGGTGGACCAGGCGGTACAGAACCGCCGGGAGCAGTGGGCCGTGTCCGCGAAAGTGGCGCATGAGTATCCGGTCTTTGGCGTCGGTCCCGATAACATGACTCAGATTTTCCGGTTTTATCATCCCAGGGCTATAGACAATAATTTGCGCGGCGGGTGGACGGCGCACAATCTGTATCTCAATCAGGCGGCGGAACGCGGATTTACCGGTTTGGCCGCTTTGCTGGCGGTTTGGGGCGCTCTGCTGTATTGCGTGTTCAGGCTGGCGCGCGGCTCCGGGGACCCGTACAGCCTGGCAGCCGCTGCCGCCGCCGCCGGGTTTCTGATGACAACCGTAACGGGGGAGCCGCTGCAGGACACGCAGGAGGCCTCCTCCCTGTTCCTGCTTATAGCGGCAAGCTATGCCCGGCACAGACATTAA
- a CDS encoding CDP-alcohol phosphatidyltransferase family protein — MGDIAAPASAEAKPLYKAIEMEERLDIWFFHPLGYRIAKWSHGAGLLPDHISYASIALGVAGGAMLAWRGLVFWGWWLLVLSSVLDSADGQLARMRGGGTLRGRILDGLIGYFSFTAAYLGMGAAITGAGAGIFPVAALILAAGAATALEASMYDFHRTAFAAIVSRGELPDELGADAGGAFGSVYALYGWYQRFLAAGHCGLLAALRGKFGGAVPLEIRARYLAANRRNIRFWNLLGDNTRFLLIALAFALGRPEWYFCAVLIPLVILMLVMSAVQRESDAALARNLGLELPA; from the coding sequence ATGGGAGATATAGCCGCCCCCGCCTCAGCCGAAGCAAAACCCCTTTACAAAGCCATAGAGATGGAGGAGCGGCTGGACATCTGGTTTTTCCACCCGCTGGGCTACCGCATCGCCAAATGGTCGCATGGCGCGGGGCTGCTGCCGGACCATATCAGCTACGCCAGCATCGCGCTGGGCGTCGCCGGCGGGGCCATGCTGGCCTGGCGCGGGCTGGTTTTCTGGGGCTGGTGGCTGCTTGTCCTGTCCAGCGTGCTGGACAGCGCTGACGGACAGCTCGCCAGAATGCGCGGCGGCGGCACCCTGCGCGGCAGGATATTGGACGGGCTGATAGGGTATTTTTCATTCACGGCGGCGTATCTGGGGATGGGGGCCGCCATAACCGGGGCGGGCGCTGGGATTTTCCCTGTCGCCGCGCTTATACTGGCTGCGGGCGCGGCCACCGCGCTGGAAGCCAGCATGTATGATTTCCACCGGACGGCTTTTGCGGCCATAGTCTCCCGCGGCGAGCTGCCGGACGAACTGGGGGCGGACGCCGGCGGCGCTTTCGGGTCCGTGTATGCGCTCTACGGCTGGTACCAGCGTTTTCTGGCGGCGGGGCATTGCGGGCTGCTGGCGGCGCTGCGCGGCAAATTCGGCGGCGCGGTCCCGCTGGAAATTCGCGCGCGCTACCTTGCCGCCAACCGCCGCAACATCCGCTTCTGGAATCTGCTCGGAGACAATACCCGTTTCCTGCTTATCGCCTTGGCGTTTGCGCTGGGCAGGCCGGAGTGGTATTTCTGCGCGGTGCTTATACCGCTTGTCATACTGATGCTTGTCATGTCGGCGGTTCAGCGCGAAAGCGACGCCGCCCTGGCCAGAAACCTGGGACTGGAGCTGCCCGCATGA
- a CDS encoding HD domain-containing phosphohydrolase, whose translation MDTGAKTGGPRAALKPLEIFNMAASVNAIVDLDALLQKIGDTAETLLNCEAGSIMLLDETRKFLYFRVATGDKGGILKKMTLPVGEGIAGWVAQRGETVVVNDAASDPRFAKQFDKNTGFVTRQLLATPMMFKGEIIGVAEVVNRRDNTPFSDYDVDLFKALSASAAVAVSNTRLIRDHKNFFSHVLELLSATIETTRPGMESHPNHSAYLSCAVGRKLGITDTEYRYLYYAGLLHDIGYVGMKNARLVDGLGLLPNVPEEELHVLMSVQMLEGITILQGALPVIRQHHENFDGSGFPDRLSGNNIVPGARILRLVEAMEELRMTGGLRGDELRVRAIKEARDGAGTLFDPRAAEAFIQLLGESEQIWEI comes from the coding sequence ATGGATACCGGCGCAAAAACCGGCGGCCCCCGCGCCGCATTGAAACCTCTGGAAATTTTCAATATGGCGGCCAGCGTCAACGCCATAGTGGACCTGGACGCGCTTTTGCAGAAAATAGGCGACACGGCGGAAACCCTGCTTAACTGCGAGGCCGGCTCCATCATGCTGCTGGATGAGACGCGCAAGTTCCTTTACTTCCGCGTCGCCACCGGCGACAAGGGCGGAATACTCAAAAAAATGACCCTTCCGGTGGGCGAGGGCATAGCCGGCTGGGTCGCCCAGCGCGGCGAGACCGTGGTGGTAAACGACGCCGCCTCGGACCCGCGTTTTGCAAAACAGTTTGACAAAAACACCGGCTTTGTGACCCGCCAGCTTCTTGCCACCCCGATGATGTTCAAAGGCGAGATAATAGGCGTGGCCGAGGTTGTCAATCGCAGGGACAACACCCCGTTTTCGGACTACGACGTGGATTTATTCAAGGCGCTGTCCGCCTCGGCGGCGGTGGCGGTGTCCAACACCAGGCTTATACGGGACCACAAGAATTTCTTCTCGCATGTGCTGGAGCTTTTGTCGGCCACCATAGAGACTACCAGGCCCGGCATGGAATCCCACCCCAACCACAGCGCGTACCTGTCCTGCGCGGTGGGGCGCAAGCTGGGCATAACAGACACCGAGTACCGCTACCTTTACTACGCAGGCCTGCTGCACGACATCGGGTATGTGGGCATGAAAAACGCGCGGCTGGTGGACGGGCTGGGCCTGCTGCCCAATGTGCCGGAGGAGGAACTGCATGTCCTCATGTCCGTGCAGATGCTGGAGGGGATAACGATTTTGCAGGGCGCGCTGCCCGTCATCCGCCAGCATCACGAAAATTTTGACGGCTCCGGCTTCCCGGACAGGCTTTCGGGGAATAATATCGTTCCGGGCGCGCGCATACTGCGCCTCGTGGAAGCCATGGAGGAGCTGCGCATGACCGGCGGGCTGCGCGGGGACGAGCTGCGCGTCCGCGCCATCAAGGAAGCACGCGACGGCGCGGGCACGCTTTTTGACCCGCGCGCGGCAGAGGCGTTCATCCAGTTGCTGGGCGAGAGCGAGCAGATATGGGAGATATAG
- a CDS encoding ATPase, T2SS/T4P/T4SS family produces the protein MGTQGSRRKSVKEVLVDAHLIEAAAAETAEESARREKKPLQQLLTEQNLVDRAKMLEALALAWEVKSIDLSRLPAAPEKEIVQLVPESAARRHIAVPFAKTDSSLSVAMSDPRDFFVLEDINLRTGLEITPYLSLPQDILSLLDVVYGKNESAVMDKLLASVQEQEKAKEQLPPDEGGNIEVQKEEKADITDIDASAPEVEKFVNAIILGALNLKASDIHIEPFEDPTGKNSKVVIRYRVDGMLREANFSIPWSYRAAVIAKIKILTNAMDITERRIPQSGRIQILAKGSPIEFRVEVVPTVYGESTVMRILDRKAVQVDINRLMFMPETLEKFLGLLKGIGGKKNFGLIIVCGPTGSGKSTTLYAALNHVNRPDIKILTAENPVEYNIDGIVQVPVNPDIRLGENKKFDFALALRSFLRLDPDVIMVGEIRDEETAHIAMEAAMTGHLVFSTIHTNDASSAVTRLVEMGLPPYVVIATLKAVLAQRLARKLCDKCKRPDDPSPEEIAVFKENGIEIPAGTKIYKPAGCKECKDIGYRGRIGMHELLVMTDPVKAFALKQMASGPLRDFAMQQGMMSLTQDGLMKVLKGYTTIREVLGGSDEVK, from the coding sequence ATGGGAACACAGGGTTCAAGGCGGAAATCCGTAAAAGAGGTGCTGGTTGACGCGCATCTCATAGAAGCCGCCGCCGCGGAGACGGCGGAGGAAAGCGCGCGCCGCGAAAAAAAGCCGCTCCAGCAGTTGCTGACCGAGCAGAACCTTGTGGACCGCGCCAAGATGCTTGAGGCGCTGGCGCTGGCTTGGGAAGTCAAATCCATAGATTTAAGCCGGCTGCCCGCCGCGCCGGAAAAAGAGATAGTCCAGCTTGTCCCCGAATCCGCCGCGCGCAGGCACATTGCAGTGCCTTTTGCAAAGACGGACTCGTCCCTGTCGGTGGCGATGTCGGACCCGCGCGATTTTTTCGTACTGGAAGACATCAATCTGCGCACCGGCCTGGAGATAACGCCATATCTATCGCTGCCGCAGGACATTCTGTCGCTGCTGGACGTGGTCTACGGTAAGAACGAAAGCGCGGTGATGGACAAGCTGCTGGCCTCCGTCCAGGAGCAGGAAAAGGCCAAGGAGCAGCTCCCCCCCGACGAGGGCGGCAACATAGAAGTCCAGAAAGAGGAAAAAGCCGACATCACCGACATAGACGCCAGCGCGCCGGAAGTTGAAAAATTCGTCAACGCCATCATTCTGGGCGCGCTTAATCTCAAAGCCTCCGACATCCACATAGAGCCGTTTGAAGACCCCACCGGCAAAAACAGCAAGGTCGTCATCCGCTACCGGGTGGACGGAATGCTGCGCGAGGCTAATTTTTCAATACCCTGGTCGTACCGCGCCGCGGTCATAGCCAAAATCAAGATTCTGACCAACGCGATGGATATAACCGAGCGGCGCATCCCCCAGAGCGGGCGCATACAAATTCTCGCCAAGGGCAGCCCCATAGAATTCCGCGTGGAGGTGGTGCCCACCGTCTACGGCGAATCCACCGTCATGCGCATACTGGACCGTAAGGCCGTGCAGGTGGATATAAACCGCCTGATGTTTATGCCGGAAACGCTGGAAAAATTTCTGGGACTGCTAAAAGGCATAGGCGGCAAGAAGAATTTCGGCCTCATCATAGTCTGCGGGCCCACCGGTTCGGGCAAGTCCACCACTCTTTACGCTGCGCTAAACCATGTCAACCGGCCCGACATAAAAATCCTCACCGCGGAAAACCCGGTGGAATACAACATAGACGGCATAGTGCAGGTTCCCGTCAATCCCGACATCAGGCTGGGCGAGAACAAGAAGTTTGACTTCGCGCTGGCGCTGCGCTCCTTCCTGCGGCTGGACCCGGATGTAATCATGGTCGGCGAAATCCGCGACGAGGAAACCGCCCACATCGCCATGGAAGCGGCGATGACGGGGCATCTGGTTTTTTCCACCATACACACAAACGATGCGTCCTCCGCTGTTACCCGGCTTGTGGAAATGGGGCTGCCGCCGTATGTGGTAATCGCCACGCTCAAGGCGGTGCTGGCCCAGCGCCTTGCCCGGAAACTTTGCGACAAGTGCAAGCGCCCCGACGACCCGTCGCCTGAGGAGATAGCGGTTTTCAAGGAAAACGGCATAGAAATACCCGCCGGAACCAAAATCTACAAGCCCGCAGGCTGCAAGGAATGCAAGGACATCGGCTACCGCGGACGCATAGGCATGCACGAACTGCTGGTGATGACAGACCCCGTAAAGGCTTTCGCGCTCAAACAGATGGCTTCCGGGCCGCTGCGGGATTTCGCCATGCAGCAGGGCATGATGTCGCTTACCCAGGACGGGCTTATGAAGGTGCTTAAAGGTTACACCACCATACGCGAGGTGCTGGGCGGTTCCGACGAGGTGAAATAA
- the ssnA gene encoding putative aminohydrolase SsnA: MKASTLLIKNAVAATLGGNNRVLPGHSVMCEGDKISKIAPDAEFTGSYDKVIDARGRLVLPGFINAHMHFYSTLVRGLGKAAPSKNFNEVLENLWWRLDKKLLLEDCYYSALIPLIDAVRRGTTTLIDHHASPFAARGSLDIIAKAVKETGLRACLCYEVSDRDGAKIAEDGINENIDFIKRCKAEKDPRLSAMFGLHAAFTIGDETMEKAARAGHELGAGFHIHCAEAASDEEHSVRHHGMRVARRLEKFGILGPRSIAAHCVHVDAGEMDILAGTKTAVAHNPQSNMNNAVGIADIPEMTRRGVLVGLGTDAMTVNMPEEMRAALWAQHLRAKDPCAAFVETLSTLPFNNPKIAARCFDMPLGELREGCAADIVIMDYLAPTPFSAENFLGHLCFGIAQADVDTTIASGKVLMENRRLALDIDLEWVSRRARELAAALWERF; encoded by the coding sequence ATGAAAGCATCCACTCTGCTCATAAAAAACGCCGTTGCCGCCACTCTGGGCGGCAATAACCGGGTGCTGCCTGGGCATTCCGTGATGTGCGAGGGAGATAAAATCTCCAAAATCGCGCCGGACGCGGAATTTACGGGCAGCTACGATAAGGTGATAGACGCGCGCGGCAGGCTTGTCCTGCCGGGGTTTATCAACGCGCATATGCACTTTTACAGCACCCTTGTGCGCGGGCTTGGCAAAGCCGCGCCGTCAAAGAATTTCAACGAGGTGCTGGAAAACCTCTGGTGGCGGCTGGACAAAAAACTGCTGCTTGAGGACTGCTATTACAGCGCGCTGATTCCGCTTATTGACGCGGTGCGGCGCGGGACCACGACGCTGATAGACCATCACGCCAGTCCTTTCGCGGCGCGCGGCTCGCTGGACATTATCGCCAAAGCGGTTAAGGAAACCGGCCTCAGGGCCTGCCTTTGCTACGAGGTTTCCGACCGGGACGGCGCCAAAATTGCCGAAGACGGCATAAACGAAAATATAGATTTCATCAAACGCTGCAAGGCGGAGAAGGACCCGCGGCTTTCCGCCATGTTCGGGCTGCACGCGGCGTTCACTATCGGCGACGAAACCATGGAAAAAGCCGCCCGCGCGGGACATGAGCTGGGCGCGGGTTTTCATATCCACTGCGCGGAGGCGGCCTCGGACGAGGAACACAGCGTCAGGCATCACGGGATGCGCGTCGCGCGGCGGCTGGAGAAATTCGGCATACTCGGCCCGCGCAGCATAGCGGCGCACTGCGTGCATGTTGACGCCGGAGAGATGGATATTCTCGCCGGAACCAAAACCGCCGTGGCGCACAACCCGCAGTCCAACATGAACAACGCCGTCGGCATAGCCGATATCCCGGAAATGACGCGGCGCGGCGTTCTGGTGGGGCTTGGCACCGACGCGATGACAGTCAACATGCCGGAGGAAATGCGCGCCGCGCTCTGGGCGCAGCATTTGCGCGCAAAAGACCCGTGCGCGGCTTTTGTTGAAACCCTCTCAACCCTGCCGTTCAACAATCCGAAAATAGCAGCCCGGTGCTTTGACATGCCGCTTGGCGAGCTGCGCGAGGGCTGCGCGGCGGACATCGTAATCATGGATTACCTCGCGCCGACGCCGTTTTCGGCGGAAAATTTCCTGGGGCATTTATGCTTCGGCATAGCGCAGGCGGATGTGGACACCACAATCGCCTCCGGCAAGGTCCTGATGGAGAACCGGCGGCTGGCGCTGGACATTGATTTGGAGTGGGTTTCCCGCCGCGCGCGGGAACTGGCGGCGGCGCTCTGGGAAAGGTTTTGA
- a CDS encoding FAD-dependent oxidoreductase: MTLTEAQLKNEIARCQYCEEKPCKEACPADCSPADFLMAAAVGGKSDYGRAAALILGNNPLGGVCGLVCPEKHCMAACARKTFDAPVNIPAAQAAIIAKARELGALPEFAAAKPNGKKVAVAGAGPAGLAAAAVLAQKGYAVDVYEREKTAGGMAGLVPDFRLDKAMLRGDIDFIKSLGRITFKTGVKLSPSGKYDAVIIAAGLDMPFKLGIPGENLAVSWVEYLRHPGKFHVKNHRVAVIGGGAVAADCAETAARRGAARVEMFCLEKLSEMPLEQGELRGLLDAGIAVSGRTRIAEIISAKGKITGLKTVRVELSGRKFSPSAVKDAKNSAQELAGFDFVIVAVGARSSQLFAPTEKVFVAGDAAAGPSTVVEAAASGKNVAIAVDKWLSGEKKRVEKAAPAKSRAVLAGRNLLPVPLEAEFFGRKILSPFLLSAAPPSDGYEQMRKAYQAGWAGGVMKTSFDNIPIHIPSEYMVAFTQNTYGNCDNVSGHHLDRVCGEIGRLRREFPDRLTMASTGGPVTGNDEADKKVWQSNTKKLEAAGALGIEYSLSCPQGGDGTKGDIVSQDAELTAKIIGWVMEVSDPEIPKLFKLTAAVTSIYPIMAAIKEAFAKYPGKKAGVTLANTFPALALRKGAKKNWEEGIVVGMSGEGVAPISNLTLANVSRMGMAVSGNGGPMNYRQAADFLALGARTVQFCTVAVKHGCGVIDELHSGLSFLMKERGIKSVAELVGRALPNPVTGFMELSPEKKISDVNADLCQHCGNCSRCSYMAIELDKNKVPRTDAARCVGCSICVQKCFSGALFMRQRTAREKTALKED; the protein is encoded by the coding sequence ATGACATTGACCGAAGCTCAGCTTAAAAACGAAATCGCCAGATGCCAGTATTGCGAGGAAAAACCCTGCAAAGAAGCCTGCCCGGCGGACTGCTCGCCCGCAGACTTCCTGATGGCCGCCGCCGTGGGCGGCAAAAGCGATTACGGGCGCGCCGCCGCGCTTATCCTGGGCAATAATCCGCTGGGCGGGGTTTGCGGGCTTGTCTGCCCGGAAAAGCACTGCATGGCCGCCTGTGCGCGCAAAACATTTGACGCGCCGGTCAATATCCCCGCCGCGCAGGCGGCGATAATAGCCAAAGCGCGCGAACTGGGCGCGCTGCCGGAGTTTGCCGCCGCAAAACCCAACGGCAAAAAAGTGGCGGTGGCGGGCGCGGGGCCGGCGGGGCTGGCCGCCGCCGCCGTGCTGGCGCAAAAAGGCTATGCCGTTGACGTTTACGAGCGCGAAAAAACCGCCGGCGGCATGGCGGGGCTGGTACCGGATTTCCGGCTGGACAAGGCGATGCTTAGAGGCGATATTGATTTCATCAAATCGCTTGGCAGAATAACATTCAAAACCGGCGTAAAATTGTCTCCCTCCGGCAAATACGACGCGGTGATAATAGCCGCCGGGCTGGACATGCCGTTCAAGCTGGGCATACCCGGGGAGAATTTGGCGGTTTCCTGGGTTGAGTATCTAAGGCATCCGGGAAAATTCCATGTTAAAAACCACCGGGTGGCCGTGATAGGTGGCGGCGCAGTCGCCGCCGACTGCGCCGAAACCGCCGCCCGCCGCGGCGCGGCGCGCGTGGAGATGTTCTGCCTGGAGAAACTTTCCGAAATGCCGCTGGAGCAGGGGGAATTGCGCGGCCTTTTGGATGCGGGCATCGCCGTAAGCGGCAGGACCAGGATTGCGGAGATAATCTCCGCCAAAGGCAAAATAACCGGGCTGAAAACCGTCCGCGTGGAGCTGTCGGGCCGGAAATTCTCGCCCTCGGCGGTAAAAGACGCCAAAAATTCCGCGCAGGAGCTGGCGGGGTTTGACTTTGTGATAGTGGCGGTGGGCGCGCGCAGCTCGCAGTTGTTTGCGCCCACTGAAAAGGTGTTTGTGGCAGGCGATGCGGCGGCGGGGCCGTCCACCGTGGTGGAGGCCGCCGCCAGCGGCAAAAACGTCGCCATTGCGGTTGACAAGTGGCTTTCCGGCGAGAAAAAGCGGGTTGAAAAGGCCGCCCCCGCCAAAAGCCGCGCCGTGCTGGCGGGGCGGAATCTGCTGCCGGTTCCGCTGGAGGCGGAATTTTTCGGCAGAAAAATACTGTCGCCTTTCCTGCTTTCCGCCGCGCCGCCCAGCGACGGTTACGAACAGATGCGCAAAGCCTATCAGGCCGGCTGGGCAGGCGGGGTGATGAAAACCTCGTTTGACAATATCCCCATACACATCCCGTCGGAATATATGGTGGCTTTCACCCAAAACACCTACGGCAACTGCGACAATGTCTCCGGCCATCATCTGGACCGGGTGTGCGGCGAAATAGGGCGGCTGCGGCGCGAATTTCCAGACAGGCTGACCATGGCCTCCACCGGCGGGCCGGTAACCGGCAACGACGAGGCCGACAAAAAAGTCTGGCAGTCCAACACGAAAAAACTGGAAGCCGCCGGAGCTTTGGGAATTGAATACAGCCTCTCCTGCCCGCAGGGCGGCGACGGCACCAAGGGCGATATCGTCTCCCAGGACGCGGAACTGACCGCGAAAATAATCGGCTGGGTCATGGAAGTCTCCGACCCGGAAATTCCGAAATTATTCAAGCTGACGGCTGCGGTTACTTCCATATATCCGATAATGGCGGCGATAAAAGAGGCGTTCGCAAAATATCCGGGGAAAAAGGCGGGGGTTACGCTGGCAAACACCTTCCCCGCGCTGGCCTTGCGCAAGGGCGCCAAAAAAAACTGGGAAGAGGGCATAGTCGTGGGCATGAGCGGCGAGGGCGTGGCGCCGATAAGCAATCTGACTTTGGCGAATGTCTCGCGCATGGGGATGGCGGTATCCGGCAACGGCGGGCCGATGAATTACAGGCAGGCCGCCGATTTCCTGGCGCTGGGCGCGCGCACCGTGCAGTTCTGCACCGTGGCGGTGAAGCACGGCTGCGGCGTCATAGACGAGCTGCATTCCGGGCTCAGCTTTCTTATGAAAGAGCGCGGCATCAAATCCGTAGCGGAACTTGTGGGGCGGGCGCTGCCCAATCCGGTAACGGGCTTTATGGAACTTTCGCCGGAAAAGAAAATCTCCGACGTAAACGCGGACCTGTGCCAGCATTGCGGCAACTGCTCGCGCTGCTCGTATATGGCGATAGAGCTGGACAAAAACAAAGTCCCCCGCACGGACGCCGCGCGCTGCGTCGGCTGCTCCATATGCGTTCAGAAATGCTTCTCCGGCGCACTGTTCATGCGCCAGCGCACAGCCAGGGAAAAAACCGCCCTTAAAGAGGATTAA